The Catharus ustulatus isolate bCatUst1 chromosome 16, bCatUst1.pri.v2, whole genome shotgun sequence genome window below encodes:
- the RAI1 gene encoding retinoic acid-induced protein 1, with amino-acid sequence MQSFRERCGFHGNQQSYQPTSQDTSRLENYRHQSQAGPNCERQRLVAKEYYSQQQLPYAGYENSAVEKYHRGNKQLAGQQLQGRPAFSNYTVQENSPYPARYSGDESLQAWGGQPQALPGGVAKYEDNLMKKTVALGSGRPYHEPAATSLPFRTHFQQQPQQQQQQQQQQQQPPALPYPKLQRQKLPNDVSSPMPFSQSPHFGQHSQSFPASSTYSSVPGGSQPAHSYKSCTAPSGQPPLERPLGSAASLAPGPRVPNLHGYQPNRIGYEQPPQPPPQPPQPPPPQPPQPPQPPQPPQPMQGRHHASETLHYQNLAKYQHYNQPGQTYCQGDAPPVRTPEQYYQTFSPSASHSPARSVGRSPSYSSTPSPLMPNLENFQYSQQPLSAGAFPAGIADHSHFMPLLNPSPTDGTSPDTQSGNCKNLQKEKLPENLLSDLSLQSLTALTSQVENISNTVQQLLLSKSGVPQKKGIKTPARTPEQLKGQHCSPESSTYSAEQVGTPLSDPLSTPQSVHAETQDTDYLSGSEDQLERSFLYCNQNRSPARVNSNSKAKPESVSTCSVTSPDDMSTKSDDSFQSIHATLPLETFTKYVSNERDCPRLLLSALSQEELASEIIVLQDAISEKADKAWANLPMLGKETTKSPFQLENHRPSLDSMVKGAWPSQGDSSTLTEPLKLDKASGASTGKDFSEEVYKGPQVEFAATESKDVLKDTAPLAFNSKPSIPAATSSAGATSYSCYSNTTANSVASENAMEHFEWPEESLGEACLRWKDLQATDLPKGLFPSKLVSSCKEKKNACGLDLCDGEQPAKSEPVQDFGQQVMEEEEETLTYDEATKADSERWLQDTRHCCSAGDFSEIPIISSPDLKESDLEAEEYSSLCELAGSEQKSVTYDASSPKPPEMPAVLSSSEVPVSAEETVSTVEKESSAPTPRLSGQSVILLGPAVGTETKVKSWFKSSLPHIQPEEENGGGETSHLEAADAESASSVMVKQQLTPENVLGKMEPVSRGKSLRNKRVHCRLPEGDGPGNTVLSPFDELPAASSVAGACLGPDGQTEVPSKNAQSQTPRFPAEGLPARMCTRSFTALAEPRAPAPLEGLKAPTHQEKLGKKPGCGVKQRVAFKTRKRNSRPAPRVVQNASDATLLVPSLVAAEEVAGPTPLEGDAVESGERDQRSMILRSRTKTQEVFYTKRQRGKRAADVRLKNCKAPKKLISNNHLPPAFKLPAPGSPHKEGKVGARMKLPKAGPGVGGKMSERPLHSLKRKSTFISPIPTKKRNLVLRSNSGGVKEEKPEGPPSLFKKMPVAKKVKAKLPPKNSGEAIPKPPLPKEAPDVCIKITSRAAFQEATKTKVLPPRKGRGLKLEAIVQKITSPNLKKFTCKPAATAVAATVAAYGSSLSPAGAERERVVKHSGVAVAVGDARLPKLAAAQKVPAMPVAEPLCRNPNGRAPKGKPGGGKKLPHDGCQGEACGSTPGAQSGPNMMAKNLGLLPKKRNRKGKAAALGMAKAPLSPALPPPLPRERVAGPGGAEEAPREKKPKTEEKEAGSSDGPPEGRSAAGPARGPKPRANHSNYNGYSKRQRKRLGHGKAKAVPARCKSRGKRRRQPQQAPLLHPAEPEIRLKYISCKRLRTDSRAPPFAPYVRVERRGEFNTTCTVVNSPGDEARLQRGPAGPAPRPRAALPASSTMHMGPVVSKALSAACLVCCLCRNPANYKDLGDLCGPYYPEDCLPKKKSRLKEKARAEGPGEDSTVPAAAERAPRGPEGGCGKAARPEGAAEAAKQSSLRSSPRGMFRRLQSCYCCDERTEGEEAAEKPRRHECHKAESPPQEPAGDTQEHWLHEACAVWTAGVFLVAGKLYGLQEAVKAAADLKCSSCQQAGATVGCCQKGCPHTYHYACAIDTGCLLAEESFSLRCPKHKRQPV; translated from the exons ATGCAGTCCTTTCGAGAAAGGTGTGGTTTCCATGGCAACCAGCAGAGCTACCAGCCGACTTCACAAGATACATCACGCCTGGAGAATTACAGGCATCAAAGTCAGGCAGGGCCGAACTGCGAGCGGCAGAGGCTGGTGGCGAAGGAGTACTacagtcagcagcagctgccgTACGCAGGCTATGAGAACAGCGCCGTGGAGAAATACCACCGGGGAAACAAGCAATtagcagggcagcagctgcagggcaggccGGCCTTTTCCAATTACACCGTGCAGGAGAACAGCCCTTATCCGGCCCGGTATTCTGGGGACGAGAGCCTGCAGGCGTGGGGTGGCCAGCCACAGGCACTGCCCGGCGGTGTGGCCAAGTATGAGGACAACCTGATGAAGAAGACGGTGGCGCTGGGGAGTGGGCGGCCGTACCATGAGCCGGCGGCCACCTCGCTGCCCTTCCGGACtcacttccagcagcagccacagcagcagcagcaacagcagcaacagcagcagcagccccctgCACTCCCCTACCCCAAGTTGCAGAGGCAGAAATTGCCCAACGATGTCTCCTCACCCATGCCCTTCTCACAGAGCCCTCACTTTGGGCAGCActcccagtccttccctgcctcctccaccTACTCCTCGGTGCCAGGGGGCAGCCAGCCGGCACACTCCTACAAGAGCTGCACGGCGCCCTCGGGGCAGCCGCCGCTGGAGCGGCCCctgggcagcgctgccagcctggcccctgGCCCCCGCGTGCCCAACCTGCACGGCTACCAGCCCAACCGCATTGGCTACGAgcagcccccgcagccgccaccacagcccccgcagcccccgccaCCGCAGCCCCCGCAGCCACCgcagcccccacagcccccacaaCCCATGCAGGGGCGGCATCATGCCTCAGAGACCCTCcactaccaaaacctggccaAGTACCAACATTACAACCAGCCAGGCCAGACCTACTGCCAGGGAGATGCGCCGCCCGTCCGGACACCAGAGCAGTACTACCAGACCTTCAGCCCCAGCGCCAGCCACTCGCCGGCTCGCTCCGTCGGCAGGTCCCCGTCCTACAGCTCCACTCCCTCCCCTCTGATGCCCAACCTGGAGAACTTCCAATACAGCCAGCAGCCGCTGAGTGCCGGTGCCTTCCCGGCCGGCATTGCTGACCACAGCCATTTCATGCCGCTGCTGAACCCTTCTCCCACCGATGGGACGAGCCCTGACACTCAATCTGGGAACTGCAAAAACTTGCAGAAGGAGAAGCTGCCTGAAAACCTGCTGTCAGAcctgagcctgcagagcctGACAGCACTCACCTCCCAGGTGGAGAACATCTCCAACACagtccagcagctgctgctctccaagtCGGGTGTGCCCCAGAAAAAGGGCATCAAGACCCCAGCGAGGACCCCCGAGCAGCTCAAGGGGCAGCACTGCAGTCCTGAGAGCAGCACCTACTCGGCAGAGCAGGTGGGGACCCCGCTGTCCGACCCGCTGAGCACCCCCCAGTCTGTCCACGCTGAGACACAGGACACTGACTATCTCAGTGGGTCAGAGGACCAGCTGGAGAGGAGTTTCCTGTACTGCAACCAGAACCGCAGCCCTGCCCGTGTCAACAGCAACTCCAAGGCAAAGCCTGAGTCAGTGTCCACCTGCTCTGTGACCTCCCCAGACGACATGTCCACCAAATCAGATGACTCCTTCCAGAGTATCCATGCCACCCTGCCCCTGGAGACCTTCACCAAGTACGTGAGCAATGAACGGGACTGTCCCCGCCTGCTCCTCAGCGCCCtgtcccaggaggagctggctTCTGAGATCATCGTCCTGCAGGATGCCATCAGCGAGAAGGCAGACAAAGCCTGGGCCAACTTGCCCATGCTGGGCAAGGAGACCACCAAGTCCCCCTTCCAGCTGGAGAACCACCGGCCCAGCCTGGACTCCATGGTGAAGGGTGCCTGGCCCAGCCAGGGTGACTCCAGCACGCTCACCGAGCCCCTCAAGCTGGACAAAGCTTCAGGGGCCAGCACGGGGAAGGACTTTAGCGAGGAGGTGTACAAGGGTCCCCAGGTGGAGTTTGCAGCCACCGAAAGCAAGGATGTGCTGAAGGACACTGCTCCACTGGCCTTCAATTCCAAGCCCAGCATCCCGGCAGCGACGTCAAGCGCGGGAGCCACCAGCTACAGCTGCTACTCAAACACCACTGCCAACTCAGTGGCGTCTGAGAATGCCATGGAGCATTTTGAGTGGCCAGAGGAGAGCCTGGGTGAGGCCTGCCTGCGGTGGAAGGATCTCCAGGCCACTGACCTCCCCAAGGGCTTGTTCCCCAGCAAATTGGTGAGCTcctgcaaggagaaaaaaaacgCCTGCGGCTTGGACTTGTGCGATGGAGAGCAGCCAGCCAAGAGTGAGCCTGTCCAGGACTTTGGCCAGCAGgtgatggaggaggaggaggagacacTGACCTACGATGAAGCAACAAAGGCAGACAGCGAGAGGTGGCTGCAGGACACCCggcactgctgctcagctggggacTTCAGTGAGATCCCTATCATCTCCTCTCCAGATCTGAAGGAGTCAGACCTGGAGGCAGAGGAGTACTCCTCACTCTGTGAGCTGGCTGGCTCGGAGCAGAAGTCAGTGACGTACGATGCCTCATCACCCAAGCCCCCGGAGATGCCGGCCGTGCTGTCCTCCAGCGAGGTGCCTGTGTCTGCCGAGGAGACTGTCAGCACAGTGGAGAAGGAGAGCTCAGCTCCCACCCCACGCCTCTCTGGCCAGTCTGTCATCCTGCTGggccctgctgtgggcacagagaCCAAGGTGAAGAGCTGGTTCAaatcctccctgccccacatccAGCCTGAGGAGGAGAATGGTGGAGGGGAGACGTCCCACCTGGAGGCAGCCGATGCTGAATCTGCCTCATCGGTCATGGTGAAGCAGCAACTCACACCTGAGAACGTGCTGGGGAAGATGGAGCCTGTCTCACGGGGCAAGAGCCTCCGCAACAAGAGGGTCCACTGCCGGCTGCCGGAGGGGGATGGCCCTGGCAACACCGTGCTGAGTCCATTCGatgagctgccagcagccagcagcgTGGCCGGCGCCTGCCTGGGGCCAGACGGACAGACGGAGGTACCAAGCAAGAATGCCCAGAGCCAAACGCCCCGGTTTCCAGCCGAGGGTCTGCCAGCACGCATGTGCACCCGCTCCTTCACCGCCCTGGCCGAGCCCCGTGCCCCTGCCCCGCTGGAGGGACTGAAGGCCCCCACGCACCAGGAGAAGCTGGGGAAGAAACCTGGCTGTGGCGTGAAGCAGCGGGTGGCTTTCAAAACCAGGAAGCGTAACAGTCGGCCGGCCCCCAGGGTGGTCCAAAACGCCAGCGATGCCACCCTCCTGGTGCCCAGCTtggtggcagcagaggaggtggCAGGGCCGACACCGCTGGAGGGGGATGCGGTGGAATCCGGGGAGAGGGATCAGCGGTCGATGATCCTGCGCTCCCGGACCAAGACACAGGAGGTGTTCTACACCAAGCGGCAGAGGGGCAAGCGGGCAGCTGATGTGCGGCTGAAGAACTGCAAGGCGCCCAAAAAGCTGATATCCAACAACCACCTCCCACCTGCCTTCAAGCTGCCAGCACCGGGCAGCCCCCACAAGGAGGGCAAGGTGGGTGCCCGGATGAAGCTGCCCAAAGCAGGGCCAGGTGTGGGAGGCAAGATGTCAGAGCGGCCGCTGCACTCACTGAAGAGAAAGTCCACCTTCatctcccccatccccaccaAGAAGAGGAACCTGGTCCTGCGGAGCAACAGCGGTGGAGTGAAGGAGGAGAAGCCAGAGGGTCCCCCCAGCCTCTTCAAAAAGATGCCGGTGGCCAAGAAGGTGAAAGCCAAGCTGCCCCCCAAGAACTCTGGGGAAGCCATCCCGAAGCCCCCCCTGCCAAAGGAGGCCCCTGATGTCTGCATCAAGATCACCTCCCGGGCGGCCTTCCAGGAGGCCACCAAGACCAAAGTGCTGCCTCCTCGCAAGGGCCGCGGCCTCAAGCTGGAGGCCATTGTCCAGAAGATCACCTCACCCAACCTGAAGAAGTTCACCTGCAAACCAGCGGCAACAGCGGTGGCAGCCACAGTAGCTGCCTATGGCTCCTCCCTGAGCCCGGCTGGGGCGGAGCGGGAGCGGGTGGTGAAGCACAGCGGCGTGGCTGTGGCAGTGGGCGATGCGCGGCTGCCCAAGCTGGCCGCAGCACAGAAGGTGCCCGCAATGCCGGTGGCTGAGCCGCTCTGCCGGAACCCCAATGGCCGAGCGCCAAAGGGGAAGCCGGGTGGTGGGAAGAAGCTGCCCCATGACGGCTGCCAGGGGGAGGCTTGTGGGTCAACGCCGGGGGCCCAGTCCGGCCCGAACATGATGGCCAAGAACCTGGGGCTCCTGCCCAAGAAGAGGAACCGCAAGGGCAAAGCAGCAGCGCTGGGCATGGCCAAGGCAcccctgagccctgcactgccaccACCCCTGCCCCGGGAGCGCGTAGCCGGCCCGGGTGGTGCGGAGGAGGCGCCTCGGGAGAAGAAACCAAAGACTGAGGAGAAGGAGGCGGGGAGCAGCGATGGCCCGCCTGAGGGACGCTCCGCCGCCGGGCCGGCGCGGGGCCCGAAGCCGCGGGCCAACCACTCCAACTACAACGGCTACTCCAAGCGGCAGCGGAAGCGGCTGGGCCACGGCAAGGCCAAGGCGGTGCCGGCGCGGTGCAAGAGCCGCGggaagcggcggcggcagccccagcaggcCCCGCTGCTGCACCCCGCCGAGCCCGAGATCCGGCTCAAGTACATCTCCTGCAAGCGGCTGCGGACGGACAGCCGCGCCCCGCCTTTCGCTCCTTATGTTCGCGTGGAGCGGCGCGGAGAGTTCAACACCACCTGCACCGTCGTCAACTCGCCCGGCGACGAGGCGCGGCTGCAGCGGGGACCGGCCGGGCCGGCGCCGCGGCCGCGGGCGGCCCTGCCCGCCTCCTCCACCATGCACATGGGGCCCGTGGTGTCGAAGGCGCTGAGCGCCGCGTGCCTGGTCTGCTGCCTCTGCCGCAACCCCGCCAACTACAAGGACCTGGGGGACCTCTGCGGGCCCTACTACCCCGAGGACTGCCTGCCCAAGAAGAAATCCCGGCTGAAGGAGAAGGCGCGGGCGGAGGGGCCGGGCGAGGACTCCACCGTGCCCGCCGCGGCCGAGCGGGCGCCCCGCGGGCCTGAGGGCGGCTGCGGGAAGGCGGCGCGGCCTGAGGGGGCCGCCGAGGCGGCCAAGCAGAGCTCGCTGCGCTCCAGCCCGCGGGGCATGTTCCGtcggctgcagagctgctacTGCTGTGACGAGAGGACAGAGGGCGAGGAGGCGGCCGAAAAGCCCCGGCGGCACGAATGTCACAAGGCCGAGTCCCCGCCGCAGGAGCCGGCGGGCGACACGCAGGAGCACTGGCTGCACGAGGCCTGTGCCGTATGGACCGCTGGGGTTTTCCTGGTGGCGGGGAAGCTCTatgggctgcaggaggctgtCAAGGCGGCTGCCGACCTG AAGTGCTCGAGCTGCCAGCAAGCGGGAGCCACCGTGGGCTGCTGCCAGAAGGGGTGTCCCCATACCTACCACTACGCGTGTGCCATCGACACAG GTTGCTTACTAGCTGAGGAGAGCTTCTCTCTGAGATGTCCCAAACATAAG AGGCAGCCGGTGTAG